The Amycolatopsis japonica nucleotide sequence GCCAACAAGGGGCTTCCGCCCGCTCCGGGTGACGACGGCGCCGGGCCCGGACGCGAGATCCGGATCGAGCCGACGAACTGGGTCGACAACTGGCTGCCGATCTACGGCGCGCCGAGGGCGCTCAACGGGCTGGCCGACAACTGGCTGTACGACCCGGTCGGCGGCGCCGTGTTCACCACGACCAAGCAGAACGCGCCCGCCTACACCGAGACCGCGTCCATCAAGGAACCGTCGAAGGACGAACTCCGGCTCGACGACGCCCGCCTGGCCGAGGTGCCGCCGCAGTTCACCCAGGTCGACCGCGTCGATCCCCGCGTGGTCGCGAAGGCCAAGCAGCTGACGGAAAACGAGTCGAACAACTTCGACAAGGCGCAGGCGCTCTGGTCGTTCTTCACCGCGCAGAACGGTTTCGTGTACGACACCAAGACCGCCGACGCCACCGACTCCGACGCGCTCGCCGACTTCATCCTCAACGGCAAACGCGGGTTCTGCGAGCAGTACGCGTCCGCGATGGCCGTGATGCTGCGGGCGGTCGGCATCCCGTCGCGGGTCGCCATCGGCTTCACCTCCGGGACGCCGAAGGGCGATCACGTCTCGATCAGCTCCGAAGACGCGCACGCGTGGGTCGAGGTCTACTTCCAGACCAAGGGCTGGGTCAGCTTCGACCCGACCCCGCTGCTCGACGGCCGCGCGGTCGTCCCGCCGTACCTGCAGAACGACGCCGGCAGCTCCACGACCAACGACACCCAGGAAGTGCCGAGCGCGCCCGCGTCGAGCGCCCCTGCCACCGGCACCCCCCGCGACCAGGGCGACGACCTCGGCGCCGACGGCGGCGCGGGCCAGCAGGAGGAAGAGCCGCTGTGGCCCGCGATCCTCGCCGGGATCCTCGGCGGGCTGGCGGCCGCGCTGACGGTGGTCGCGATCGTGCGGTCGCGGTTGAGATACCGGGCGCTGATGCGGCCGTCGTCCTCCCCGGACTCGCCGGAACCGGAACACGGGTTCCTCGACAACCAGAACGTGACGAACTGGCTGCCGCTGATCGCGATCGCGCTGTGGGTGGCGGCGTTCGCGTTCCTGGCGGCGTGGGTGTCGTGGTGGTTCGCGCTGGCGCTGGTGGTCGTCCTCGGCGGACTCGGGACGCCGACGGCGATCCGGGAGATCAAGCGACGGCTGCGGCTGCAGAAGATCGCGTCCCGCTCCCCCGCCGCGGCCGACGCGGCGTGGCGCGAGCTGATGGACGAATGCGCCGACCGCGGCCTGCCGCTGTCCGGCGGCGACACGGTGCGCGTGGCGGGCCGGAAGGTCGTCGAGAAGCACCGGCTGGACGAGGAGGGCCGCTCCGGGCTGCGGACGGTCATCGGCGTCGTGGAGCGATCGTGGTACTCGGACAAGCCGGCCGACGACCAGACGCTGGGCCCGGCCTTCGACGAGGTGCGCAAGAGCCTCAAGCGGAACGCGCCGATGTCGTGGAAGGGCCGCCTGTTCCCGCGTTCACTGCGGCGGCGGGACAAGTAGCCGACTGGGGCTGAAGGGCGCTTTCCCCGCATCTCATGCAGGGAAAGCGCCCTTCGCCGCGTCTCATGCGGGGAAGGCATCCTTCAGCCCCCGCCTGCCGGGGCATGACAACGCGAACATGCCGACAAGGCGTCGCCCTGCCGGCATGTTCGCGTGTGTGAGAGCTATTGCTCCTCGAAGCGCTGGCGGAAGCGCTCTTCCATGCGCTGGGTGAACGAGCTCCGGCGCGTGGACGACTTGCCGCCGCCACCTCCGCCGCCACCCGGGCCACCGCTGTCCTTACCGCCCTCCGCTTCGGCTCCTTGCCGAATCGATGTGACGGCCATCATGACTCCGAAGAACATCACGAGGAACCCGAGCACGCTGATCACTGGGATCTCGGCCACCCGGATGTTGACCACCACGCCGAGCACCAACAGTGCGACGCCCACTACGAACAGGGCGATGCCCTGCAAACGCCGTCGGCGGGCGGGGCGGCGCAACCGGGTGCCTCGCACCGTGGATGCGAACTTGGGGTCCTCGGCATAGAGCTCGCGCTCGATCTGATCGAGCAGCCGCTGCTCATGCTCGGAGAGTGGCATCTTTCCTCCTCCGGCACAGCTGTCGCGGGCGCCGGGCCGCGCAACGTCATGGACCCAACAGACAACCCCAGGCGGGGTGTCTCTGTCCAGGATACGAGCCCCGCGCTCGTCCGACTACCCGATCCCGTATCCAGAAGGGATCGAATTGGGCGAAACCACCCGACTCGGCTCTCCCGAAGGCGACCGAGCAGGCGATGTCACTGGTCACGGGGGGTCAGCAGTGACGCGGGCCGCACCGCGGCGGCACCGAACTTCGACCTCGCGACGTCGGCCGCGACTTCCGCATCCCGCCAACGGGGTTCGGATGATGCGAAAAGCAGCTGTTCTCCACTACTCTCCGTGTTCAAGCCCTCGACCCTTACGCCGATCAGGCGGACTGCACCCGTCGGCGCGTGCTCGGCGAGAAGCTCGACGGCCGTGCGGTGGATGTCGCGGGCCACATCCACCGGGACGGCGGTTGTCCTGGCGCGGGTGATGGTCTTGAAATCCGCGAACCGGACCTTGATCGACACCGTCCGCCCGCGAAGGCCTCGGCGGCGCAAGGTGGCGGCGACGCGTTCCGACAGCCGGAGCAGTTCCAGCCCGAGCGCCGAGCGGTCGTGGAGGTCGACGTCGAAGGTCACTTCGGCGCCGATCGACTTGTCCGGCGACTCCGGGACGACCTTGCGGTCGTCGTGCCCGTTCGCGAGGGCGTACAGATGCTCCCCCAGCGCCCGCCCGAGCGACCGCCTCAGCCTGGACAACGGGGCGGCGGCGACGTCGGCGACGGTGTCGAGCCCCTGCTGCCGCAGATGCTCCTCGGTGCGCTTGCCGACGCCCCACAGCGCCGACACGGGCAGCGGGTGCAAGAACGCGAGCGTCTCGGCCGCCGGGACGACGACCATGCCGTCCGGTTTCGCCATCCCGGACGCCAGCTTCGCGACGAACTTGACCTTCGCGACGCCGACCGAGCAGCTGATCCCGAAATCGGCGGCCACCCGCTCGCGGATCCAGGCCCCGAGCCGCGCGGGCGAGGAGTCCAGCCGTTTGAGCGCTCCGCTGACGTCCAGGAAGGCCTCGTCCAGGCTCAGCGGCTCCACCAGTGGCGTCAGCTCGCGGAAGATCCCCATGACGCCCTGGGACACCTCGCCGTAGAGCCCGGGTGTCGGGGTGATGCAGATCAGCTGGGGGCAGAGCCGTTTGGCCGTCGAGAACGGCATGGCCGACCGGACGCCGAATTCGCGCGCCGCGTAGCTCGCGGCCGCGACGACCGACCTCGGGCCGCCACCGGAGACGACCACCGGCTTACCCGTCAGCTCCGGGCGGGTGCGCAGCTCACAGGACACGAAGAAGGCGTCCATGTCGACGTGCAGCAGGCCGCAGCCGGTGTCGTCGGGCCAGGTGGTGGCCCCGGTCGTCACGCGGTAGCGGGCCATCCCTCCGGGCAGTTCGGCGTTTCGTCCCACGGGCAGACGTTAGCCCGGACCACCGACAGTTCCCCGCTGCGAGTGTCATGAAAGGGTCGTTCAGGACATTTTTCGTCCTGAACGACCCTTTCATGACATCCGGAAGGGCTCCGCGACGATCAGGCCGGACGGCGGGCCAGCAGGTGCAGCCGGCTGGCGATGTCCCGCAACGGCGCAACCGACGCCGCCGCCAGCTCGAATTCGGCCAGGTCCTCTTCCCGCACCCCGCCGGGCACGAAGTCCGCCACGACGCCGTCGCCCTGCAGCGAGGTCACCTCGAGGCCCACCTCGATCAGCTGGGCGCGCAGGGCCTCGGCGTCGAACCGCCGCAGCACGGTCTCGCGGCCGCCGCCGAGCACGCCGCTTTCGGCCGCGAGCAGTTCCCGCGCCTCGCCGAGGCGTCCGGCCAGCGCGCGCTGCAGGATCGCGGCGTGCCGGTTCGCCACCAGCACCGAGACCGCGCCGCCGGGTTTGACCGCGGCGGCCAGCGCGGCGAGCACGAGCGCAGGGTCGTCGACGACCTCCAGCAGGCCGTGCGCGAGGACGAGGTCGGCCGATCCGGCGGCGACGTGGGCTCCGAGCGCGTCGGAGTCGTCGGCGATCACCGTGATGCTTCCGGAGACGCCCTCTTCTTCCGCGCGGCGGCGCAGGGTCGCCAGCGCGTTGGGGTTCGGTTCGACCACGGTCACCAGGCAGCCCGCCGACGCCAGCGGCACCGCCCAGCCGCCGCTGCCGCCGCCGACGTCGACGACGTGCGGCTGTTGTGCGCCTCGCGCCCGTGCGGCCCGGAGTTCTGCTTCGAGAACCCGGCGAACCGCCCCCGATCCCCGCGTGGCCACGGTGTCCGTCTTCATAAACGCACAGGGTAATGCCCGCCTTCGCCGGCCCGTCGGGTGTAGTCCGATGCGGTGTTCGACACCTTGCCAAGGGGCCACCCCGCGGACTGCCCGTAGGCTGTATCGAGTGCACACGGTCGCTGTTCTCAGCCTGAAGGGTGGCGTCGGTAAAACGACGGTCGCCCTCGGTGTCGCGTCCGCCGCGCTGCGTAGGGGCGCCCGGACCCTCGTGGCCGACCTCGACCCGCAAGGCAACGCCACCACCTCGCTGGACCCGCCCTTCACCGATCGCACGCTGGCCGACGTCCTCGAGACGCCGGTGCGCTCGGTGCTCGAACGCGCGATCGCGCCCAGCGTGTGGAGCGACCAGATCGACGTCCTCGTCGGCGCAGAAGAGCTGGAGATGCTCAACGAGCCCGACGCCGACAGCCGCCGTCTGGAGAACCTCTCGCGCGCGCTCGACGAGCTGCACACGAACCCGCTGCGCGAGGAACCCTACGAACTGGTGATCCTCGACTGCCCGCCGTCGCTGGGCAGGCTGACCCGCTCCGCGCTGGTGGCCGCGGACAGCGCCTTGATCGTCACCGAGCCGACGATGTACGCCGTCTCCGGCGCCCGCCGGGCCCTCGACGCGATCGAGAAGATCCGCGAGGAGCAGAACCCGGGGCTGCGGCCGATCGGCGTCGTGGTGAACAAACTCCGGGTGCGCTCCTACGAGCACCAGTTCCGCGTGGCCGAGCTGCGGGAGAACTTCGGCCCGCTGGTGATGCCGACGGCCATCCCGGACCGGCTCGCCGTGCAGCAGGCGCAGGGCGCGTGCAGCCCGATCCACGAGTGGCACTCCCCCGGCGCGCAGGAGATCGCGCTCACCTTCAACATGGTGCTGGCGAAGGTCCTGCGGTCGAGCCGGGCCGGGCGGCATCGCGTCCGCGGCGAGGAAGAGCCCGAGACCACAGAGGCACCCGCCAAGCTGAGCGACACCGGCACGGGATAGCCGCCGATGCCCGAAGGCGACACCGTCTTCCTCGCCGGCAAGGTCCTCGACAAGGCGTTGGCGGGCAAGACCTTGCTGCGCGGCGAGTTCAGGGTCCCCCAGCTGGCCACGACGGATCTCGCCGGACGGGACGTGCTCGGCGTCGGCACCGTCGGCAAACATCTGCTGACCCGCCTCTCCGGCGATCTCACCCTGCACAGCCATCTGCGGATGGACGGCAAGTGGGACGTCTACCGGGCGGGCGCCCGCTGGCGGCATCCGGCGCATCAGGCGCGGGTCATCCTGGCCACCGAAGAGCTGCAGGCGATCGGCTTCCGCGTGCACGACCTCGAACTCGTGCCCACGGACGAGGAAGACCGTCTGGTCGGCCACCTCGGCCCGGATCTGCTCGATCCACAATGGACGGACGAGCTGGCGGAGCGGGCGGCGGCCGCGCTCGCCGCGGACCCGGACCGCGAACTGGGCGACGCCCTGCTGGATCAGCGGATCATGGCCGGGATCGGGAACATGTACAAGGTCGAGATGTGTTTCCTGCTCGGGGTCACCCCGTGGACACCGGTGTCCGAAGTGGACACGGCGAAAGCGGTGGCGCTCGGCCGCAAACTGCTGAAGAGCAACGCCTGGCGCACGTCGCAGACCACCACCGGCGACCTGCGGCGCGGCCGCGAGCACTGGGTCTACGAACGGACCAAACAAGGCTGCTTCCGTTGCGGAGGACGGCTGAAGGTCGCGCCCCAGGGCGACGGGTACCAGGCGAGGCCGACCTGGTTCTGCCCGAAATGCCAGTCCGGGCCCGCTCCCGGCGGCTAAGCTGGACCCGTGACGCCGTTCAAGCTCCCGCTCTACGGGGCCGACACCGAACGCGGCGACCTCGCTCCCTGAGCCGCCCGCTCCCTCCGCACGTCACCTTTCACTTCTCCCAGGGAGCTTTGTCATGCCCGGAATCCTCACGGGCGAGGCGCTGCCAGAACTACGCGGTCTCCCCAAGGGCGCTCCACGCCCGACGGAGACTTCACCGTCGCGCGCCCTCTTTCGGGCCGAAGGCCCACGGAAACGTTTTGCGGGGCGCCCTCCGTGCAACCGCGACACGCGTCGTGAGCTGGCGCCCTGCGGAAGGTTTCCGTCAGCGCGCGACAGACGAACACTGATGGCATGTCGACCGACGATCTCCTCACAGGGCTCGCCACCGGGCGGGCCGCGGCGCGGGCCGACCACGGGGTGGAACTGGCCTGGTGCTTCGACATTCCCGGTGAGAAAGGGGTCGTCGCGGCCGCGAGACGGTCGTGTTCGCGCTCCGCGAACGCCCCGAAGGGCTGGTGTCCTTCGGGCTCGGCGGTTGCTCGAACGGGACCGGACGACCGCGACCACGCGGTCTCCCCAAGGTCGCCCCGCGCCCGACGGAGACTTCACCGTCGCGCGCCCTCTTTCGGGCCGAAGGCCCACGGAAACGTTTTGCGGGGCGCCTTCCGCGCAGACCCGACGTGTCAGGGGCCGGCGCGCCCCGCGGAATGTTTCCGTCAGCGCGCGACAAACCAGCGGTCACGCTCAACACCGACGACCCGCCGATGTTCGGTGCCACCCTCGACGGCGAGTACGTGGCGGTGGCCGAAACCCTCGGACTGACGGCGGCCGAAATCGCCCTGTTCGCGAAGAACGCCGTGGAAGCCTCTTTTCTGCCCTCGGCGGACAAGACCGCCCTGCTGCGGGAGATCGACGAAATCTTGTTGCAGGACCCCGAACTCCTCGCATAGCGTGGCGGTACACGAGAGAGGAGGTGGTCCAAAGTTGTATTCCAACAGGACTCGTGAGGTGGCTGTCCGCTAGCGGACCCCACGCGTAGGACTTCAGAGCAGCGATACAACGCAAGTTGGAGCCACCTTCGGCTCGTCGTCTCTGCTTCGCGTGATGCCTGATAGCGAATACCAGGCAGTCACCGGGCCCCCGAGGTTCCCGAGCACCGGTCCGGCTCGGGCCCGGACGCCGATTCCCGGCGTCCGGGAGCCGCCTCGGGGGTACCCCTTATTTCCGGGGTGGGAGGACCATCCGCCGCCCCGAAGGACCGTCCGCCGCAGTTCCGCCCCCAGGAACCCCGCCGACTGGATAGCCTGACGCCATGCTGAGGCCCGATTTCCCGATCATCACCCAGCGACTGACCCTCCGCGCCTTCACGTCCGCGGATCTCGACGAACTCAACTCCTTCCAGTCCCGCGCCGACGTCGCCCGCTACCTCTACTGGGGCCCGCGCAGCCGGGCCGAATCCGCCGCCGCGCTCGCGAAACGGGTGCACAGCAGCAGCCTGTCGAAGGAAGGCCAGCTCCTCGCGGTGGCCGTCGAGCTGACCGAGACCGGGCAGCTGATCGGCGACCTGAACCTCGAGTACCTCAGCAGCGAGCACCGTCAGGGCGAGATCGGGTTCGTCTTCCATCCCGATCACCACGGCAAGGGGTTCGCCGCGGAGGCCGCCACCGAACTGCTGCGCCTCGGCTTCGAAGAGCTGGGCCTGCACCGGATCATCGGCCGCTGTGACGGACGCAACACCGCGTCGGCCGCGCTGATGGAACGCCTCGGCATGCGCAAGGAGGCCCATCTGCGCGAGAACGAGGTCGTCAAGGGTGAATGGACCGACGAACTCGTCTTCGCGATGCTCGAAGACGAGTGGAAGGCGAAGCACTAAAGCTCACCAGGCATGATGGGGCCGTGCTCTTCGACAAGATCGTCCGCCCCGCTCTCTACCGGGTCTCCGGCAGCGACCCCGAAACCGTGCACGAACGCACCATCGGCTCGCTCGCCAGGCTGAGCCGGGTCTCCCCCGCGCTCGCCGCGCTCGGCCGCGTCTACCGGACGGACGATCCGGTCACCTTCCTCGGCCTGCGCTTCCCGAACCGGGTCGGGCTCGCCGCCGGGATGGACAAGAACGGCCGCGCGCTGCACGCGTGGCCCGCGCTCGGTTTCGGCTTCGTCGAGGTCGGCACGGTCACCCGGCATCCGCAGCCGGGCAACGACAAACCGCGGCTGTTCACCCTCGCCCAGACCGACGCGGTGATCAACAGGATGGGCTTCAACAACGAAGGCGCCGAAGCGCTCGCCGCCCGCCTCGCCGCGACCGGGAAGCCGCCGGTGCCGCTCGGCGTCAGCATCGGCAAGTCCAAGGTGACCCCGCTCGACGAAGCCGTCGAGGACTACCGGTTCTCGCTGCGGGCCTTGTACCCGTACGCCGACTACTTCGCGATCAACGTCAGTTCCCCGAACACCCCGGGGCTGCGCGCGCTGCAGGACAAGTCCGCGCTCGCCGAACTGCTCGCCGAGCTGCGCGAGACCTCGGCCGAGCTCGCCGGCGACGCGAAGCCGACGCCGGTGCTGGTGAAGGTCGCCCCCGACCTCACCGACGAAGCGCTCGCGGAACTGCTGGAGGTTTGCCTCGACCACGGGGTCGCCGGGCTGATCGCGACCAACACGACGCTGTCACGCGAAGGGATCGCCCCGCCCGAAGCCGCCGTCGGCGAGCAGGCGGGCGGATTGTCCGGCCGTCCGCTCACCGCGCGCTCGGTCGAGGTGGTGCGGTTCGTGCACGACGAGACCGGCGGCAAGCTGCCGATCATCGGCGTCGGCGGGATCTTCGACGCCGGCGCCGCGGCACGGATGCTCGACGCCGGCGCCGGTCTCGTCCAGCTCTACACCGGTTTCGCCCTGCACGGCCCCGGTCTGGTCAAGCGGGTCGCCCGAGGTCTCGCGGCCCGGCCGTACTGACGAACCTGAGATAGGCACGCCAGCACTGGTACCGCGTCAGCTCCGTCGCCGTCGCGGTGGCGGCCTGGTCGCACAGGACGGCCAGCGGCGTTTCCCCGTTCTCCAGCCGGATCCGGCCCAGGACGAACGGCGCGGGCAGCGTGGCGGCGAAGGCACCGAGGGCGGCGGGCGAGAGCCGCCAGCGTTCACCCGAAAGCATCGTGTGCTCGCCCGTGGCGCTCACCGGAACCACCCCTGGCTGGGGCGGATCGGTGGGCAGCAACAACATCCGGTAGCCCTCGCCGGTCTGGACCAGCCCGGTGAACCGCGCCCCGGCGCGGACCAGGCTTCCGTTCAAGGGCTGCCCGCGCAGATGCGCGCCGAACACCACGAGATCCGCACCCGGTGCGGGATAAGGGAAATCGGCCTGTTCGTCGGTGAGCACGGCGGCCAGGTCGATGGCGACCTGGTCGTCGAACGGCCGCACCACCACCGAAACCCCGTACGGCCCGAGATCCGACGGCGACGCCGGAACCGTGACGGCGGCGAGGTCGAGCAGGTTGACGAACGCCGTGAAACGCTCCAGCCGCTTCGAGACACCGTCCGGATCGGACAACGCCTCGGAGACCTCGGGATGGTCCGCGACGGTCGGGAGCACGAGGGCGTCGTACTCGGACAGCATCCGGAGCGCGAGCATCCCGGCCTCGGCGACACGGTGCCTGTCGGCGGTGAAGCCGTCGTCGTGGATCAGCTCGCCGACTTTCAGCAGTGCCGAGACCTCCACGGTCTCCACGAGGGCGCCGGACGCCCTCAGCGCCGAAACCGCGCCGAGGAAGGCGGATCGGGACTGCAGCGAAAGACCGGTGAGCGTGTCGGAGCCCGGGATCGCCACCCGCGGCCGGTCGCCCGCCGACAGCCGGACGTCCGGCGGCCAGTCGCGGGCGAGCGGGTCGATCCCGTCGGGACCGGTCATCAGTCCCAGCGCGCGCTGCCCCAAGGTGAGGCTGCGGGCGAACAGGGCGATCCCGCCGCACGGCGCGGCGCCGGTCTTCGGCACGAGACCCAGTGTCGGCTTCAGGCCGACGATCCCGTTGAGCGAAGCGGGAACGCGGCCCGCGCCCGCCGTGTCCGTGCCGACCGCGAGATCGACGAGGCCGAGCGCGACGGCGACGGCCGCGCCGCTGCTCGCGCTCCCGGAGACCCGGGCGGTGTTCAGCGCCGCGCTCACGGCGCCGTAGGGGCTGCGCGTGTGCTCGAGGTCGCTGCCGAACCGGTCGCAGTTGGTCTTGCCGATCACGACCGCCCCGGCCGCGGTCAGCCGGGACACCGAGGTGGCGCCGGTACAGCAGACGTCCTCGCCCGCCGTGGGAAGACCGGCGACGTCGACCACGTCCGCGACCGCCACCAAGGTGCCCGCGAGCGGCAGGTCCGCCCCCGCGCGAAGCCGTTCATCGACGGCTTTCGCGTCCACGAGGGCGTCTTCCACAGGGCGGAGGGTGATCCAGACGTCGGGGCGGTCGACTTCGGCTATCCGGTCGTAGGCGGCTATGACGCGCTGGTACGAGCTGGGAGGCGGGACGGGGGTCGGCTCTGGTTCCGGGGGGAGCGTCGTCACTGGGCGTCCTTTCCTCGGTGGGGACGAGAAAGACCACTGCGCGAGATCCACTGTGTCCGGTCCGCCACCCTGGGACGCCCGCTCACGCGGGCTGGGTTCAGGCCCGGGCTGGGATGAGCACTGCGTGCATGTAGGAAACGTTAGGCATCGCGGGTTGCCGTCACCAGCGGATTCGGGTCACGCGAGCGTTTCGGTACCGCACAGTGAGCAGGTCGTTACGCAATGGAGTATTAGCGACGACGAATGAGACGATGGTCCAGGAAAGCGCCTGCTCAGACCCTACCCGTTTCCGGACCTCGCGTGTTTGAACAGCGATCTCGCGTGATCGAAGGCGGAACTCGCGTGATCAGACGGACATCATCGAGATCAGGAGAGTTCGCGCAGGGCCATGGCGAGGCCGGCGAGCTTGTCGGTCGCGTCGGAGAGGGATTCCTTGGACGACGTCATGCCATCCGAGCTCGCGGCGACGGTGTGCCCGGCGGCCGCGACGAGACCGCCGTAGCCGTCGAGACCGTCGTCGAGCTGCTCGCGCAGTTGCTTGATGGCGGCGTCGAGGGCGCCGCGTTCCCGCTCGGGCGCGGCGTCGCGGCCGCGTTCGATGGCCTGGATCCGGCCGGCGAGCCCGCGCAGGGCCTGTGCCGCCTCGGCGGCGGTGGTGCGAGCGTCCGCGACGGCGATCTCCGAGACCGGCATGGTGCCGAGCGACGTCGGCTGCGAAAGCTGGCGAAGCAGCTCCGCCAGCGAAGCCTCGCTCTCGGCGAGGCGCTCCATCGGCTCACGCGCGACCGACCGCGCCGGGGGCAGCGGCGGCGGAGTGGCGGGGGCGGCGGGCAGCACGGTGCGGTTGAGCGTCCGCAGCCGCAGCCCCGACTTCACCCCGAAAGTCCCGAAGATGACGGCGAAGGCGCCGCCCGCGATGGCCTGGAGGACGTCGGCCTGACCGTCCTTCAACAAGCCGGTGCCCGCGACGACGGCGAACAGTCCACAAAGGAAGGTGAGGAGGATCCAGAACGTCAGCGCCCGCGAGGCACGGCGTTTGCGTCGCTCCAGTTTGGCGGCGGGTTCGTTCCAGCGCGCCCATTTGGCCTTCGCGTCGGCCACGACCGGGATCTGCCCGGCGGCCATCGACGTCAGCTGCTGCGAGATCTTCGGCATGGCCGGCATCTGCGGCATCTGGGGACGCGGCCGTGAAGGCGGAGCGGGGCGCGGGGAAGAACCCTGCTCGGAGGGCGGGATGTAGCGCTGCAGCTTCTCCTGCGCGCGCTGGGCGTAGTCGGGCAGCTTTTCGATGTGCTTCTCAAGCTTGGCGGTGAACTCCCCGAAGTCCTTGCGCCTGCCCTGCCCCATGCCCTCTCCCCTGTCTTCTGGTGAGACCGGTCCCGCACCCGCGCGGGGTGCGGGACCGGCTCCAGTTGGTGTGTCAGGCGGGGTTCTTGCCCTGTTCGGCCTGAACCCGTGCCTGAATCTCACGCTGGATGTCCGCGGAGCTCGACGCCTTCGGCGCGGCGGCGGTCTTGCCGTCGGTCACCTGAGCGACGGAGTCACCCTTCATGGACGCGCGGATCTGCTCCAGCCGCGAGTGCCCCGCGAGCTGCGTCGTGGAGGCCTGGACCTCCATCATCCGGCCCTGGACGGAGTTCTGTGCGAGTTCGGCCGAGCCGAGCGCGGTGGTGTAGCGCTTCTCGATCTTGTCGCGAACGTCTTCCAGCGACGGGGTGTTGCCCGGCGCGGCCAGCTGGCTCATCTGGTTCAGCGAAGCGGAGACCTGCTCCTGCATCTTCGCCTGCTCCAGCTGCGAGAGCAGCTTGGTGCGCTCGGCCAGCTTCTGCTGCAGCATGGTCGCGTTGCGCTCGACGGCCTTCTTCGCCTGCTCCGCAGCCTGAAGCGACTGGTCGTGCAGGGTCTTGAGGTCTTCGATGCTCTGCTCGGCGGTGACGAGCTGCGCGGCGAAGCTCTCCGCCGCGTTCTCGAACTCGGTCGCCTTCTGCTCGTCGCCCTTGGCACGCGCCTCGTCGGCGAGCACCAGCGCCTGGCGGGTCGAAGCCTGCAGCTTCTCCACGTCGCCGAGCTGGCGGTTCAGCTTCATCTCCAGCTGACGCTGGTTACCGATCACCGAGGCGGCCTGCTGGGTCAGCGCCTGGTGGTTGCGCTGCGCCTCCTCGATGGCCTGCTGGATCTGTACCTTCGGGTCGGCGTGCTCGTCGATCTTCGACGAGAACGCCGCCATCATGTACTTCCAGAACTTCACGAACGGGTTGGCCATCTCCTCCGCCTGCCTTCTCGCATCCCACGGGCTGTTACCTCGAGGTGGGGCGTCCCCTCTGTGATGTTGCAACGTCCCGACCCCGGCGTTGAGTTCCATCGTGTCAGGTCGGCGTCCCGCGTTCCAGGCGACCCCGACGGAATTCAGGGATCCCCCTGACTGTGACGTCCGCGACCTTTCGGGTTCACCTGCCGGTGACGGTGGGTGAAAACGGCCGGAGTCAGCGCCCCAGGACGGTCTCCTGGTCCATGCGTGACAACTTCTCGGGGTTGCGCACCGCGTAGAGGCCGGTGACGAGACCGTCCTCGACACGCAGCGCGACGACCGTGTCGACCTCCCCGCCGAGCCGGAGGATCAGCGCGGGATGGCCGTTGACCTGCGCCGTGGCCATCGTCGCCGCCTCGTCGCGGACCGGACGGCTCGCCGCCAGCAGCGGCGCGACCAGCGCGGCGCCGACCACGGGCTCCAGCACGGCCTGCACCACTCCGCCGCCGTCACCGAGGAAGACGACGTCCGGTGACAGCACGTCGAGCAGTCCCTGCAGGTCACCGGTCCTGACCGCGCGGTGGAACGCGTCGAGCACGTCCTTGGTCTCGCCGGGGGACGCGGCACCGCGCGGCCGCCGGGCGGCGACGTGCGCCCGCGCCCGGTGGGCGATCTGGTGGACCGCGGCCTGGGTCTTGCCGACGGCTTCGGCGATCTCGCCGTAGGGCACGTCGAACACCTCGCGCAGCACGAACACCGCGCGCTCGGTCGGCGTGAGCGTCTCCAGCACCAGCAGCATCGCCATCGAGACGCTG carries:
- a CDS encoding RNA polymerase sigma-70 factor — its product is MSDTATEAFVAHRNLLFTVAYEMLGSAADAEDVLQETWLRWSGVDLGAVENPRAYLVRITTRQALGRLRTLGRRKESYVGPWLPEPLLTSPDVADDVELADSVSMAMLLVLETLTPTERAVFVLREVFDVPYGEIAEAVGKTQAAVHQIAHRARAHVAARRPRGAASPGETKDVLDAFHRAVRTGDLQGLLDVLSPDVVFLGDGGGVVQAVLEPVVGAALVAPLLAASRPVRDEAATMATAQVNGHPALILRLGGEVDTVVALRVEDGLVTGLYAVRNPEKLSRMDQETVLGR